In Columba livia isolate bColLiv1 breed racing homer chromosome 25, bColLiv1.pat.W.v2, whole genome shotgun sequence, the following proteins share a genomic window:
- the TCIM gene encoding transcriptional and immune response regulator, translating to MKAKRSCRTPAMSTSLRVSPSVHGYRFDTALRKKAVANIFESINQESLQKLFKNSGDKKAEERAKIILATDQDLEEKTRALMALKQRRKDKLLQFLTFRKYSIKIH from the coding sequence atgaaagcaaagagaagctgcagaactccAGCCATGTCCACGTCCCTGCGCGTCAGCCCCTCGGTGCACGGCTACCGCTTCGACACGGCCCTGCGCAAGAAAGCCGTGGCCAACATCTTCGAAAGCATCAACCAAGAGTCCCTGCAGAAACTCTTCAAAAACTCTGGGGACAAGAAGGCGGAGGAAAGAGCCAAGATCATCCTTGCCACCGACCAGGACTTGGAGGAGAAAACCAGAGCGCTAATGGCTCTAAAGCAGAGGCGAAAAGACAAACTGCTCCAGTTCCTAACATTTCGGAAGTACTCCATTAAAATTCACTGA